The following DNA comes from Candidatus Eremiobacteraceae bacterium.
CGCCACGTTGACGCCGCTCGACGATAACGGCGAGCCATGCATAGGATTGCTCACCGGTCATTGCACGCGGCTTCTGGCAGCCGGCTGCAGCGGGATCGTGCTGCTCGGAACGACCGGCGAGGCCAATTCATTCACCATCGAAGAACGCAAGATCATTTTGGAAGCGGTGGTCGGGGCTGGAATCCCCGCATCGCGCTTGATCGTCGGTACCGGCTGCTGCGCGCTGGGGGACTGCGCGACGCTCACCAGGCACGCGCTCTCCGTTGGCGCGGCGCGCGTCTTGGTGCTTCCGCCCTTTTACTATAAGAACGTGAGCGACGAAGGAATCGTCCAGGCTTATTCGCGCACGATCGAAGCGGTTGACGACGATCGCCTCCGCTTGTATTTCTACAACATTCCGCAATTCTCGGGCGTGGTCATCGGTGACGGAGTCATCGAATCGTTGTCCGCCCAATATCCCGGCATCGTCGCGGGCATCAAAGACAGCGCCGGAGATTGGCCCGCCACCGAGATGCTGTGCGCGCGGTACGGCGGCGCGATGGATGTGCTCGTCGGCAGCGAGCGGTTTCTGGTCGCCGGGATCTCTGCCGGCGCGAGCGGTTGCGTCACCGCGACCGCCAACGCCTTTGCCGACTCGATTTGTCGATTGTTCGCAAGCCTCAACGAGCCGGCGGCGATCGCATTGCAAGAACGCGTCACCGCCGCACGAGCAGTATTCGAAGGTTACCCCGTCATCGCGGCGCTCAAGGAATTCGAAGCGCGCCGATCGGGCGACGCGCGATGGAGAAATGTACGTCCGCCGCTGACGGCGATGCGGCCCTCCGATGCAGACACGCTGGCCGCCAAGTTGAGCTCCGTTCTGTAGGAGGGCAAGCTCGTACTAGGGCGAGCATCGCTCGCCCAAAAAAAATTAGGGCAAGCGTTGCTTGCCCTCCTACATTTTCGATGGGGCAAGCGTTGCTTGCCCTAGTACGGATATCTTATACGCGGTGATGGTGATAAAGCCTTAGCGGACCGACTGCCCTGCGGCGCGGGCGCGGCGGAATTCTCTTCCCCGCACCGCGTCGCTGCGCAGGTCGCAGATGTGCCGCATCGCAAGTTGATAGAGCAAGTCCGGCGTGGCGAGACAAGCGTCATCGCGCCGTCTCATATCTTCACGCCCCAGCCGCCGAACAGCGCGCTGTCCGCACCTTGCGGAATGTGGACGAGTTCCGTGCGCGTGATGCCTAGAATGTCTTCTGCGTTCGCCTTTGACGCTGAAGTTCTAATCCCGATCCTTACCATGAGCCCCTTGTTGCCTCCGTAGTCGCTTGTAACTTACTAACAGCTTACACTAGTTACTTATAACCTGTCAACACAAGTAAGAGGTTATTAATCGTCCTTGTCTGCGGGACTAATGCTTGCTATATAACCACCGTAAGTACTATAATAGTTCAAACATAGATCACGGTGAGGCACCATGAAAGAACGAGTCGGAGATAAACCCGCGCCGGAACGATTACGGATCATACAGGCGTTCATGAACACGGCAACGTCGGGCCGCGAGGATTTCGCCGGACCGGACTGCCTGCGTGAGTGGCTTGCCGACCACGGTCTGCTCGAGGGCGACTCGGCCCTGAGCGCGGCGGACTTGCGTCAGGCGATATCGGTGCGAGATGCGCTGCGTCAGCTCGCATCGGCTCGTCAAGATGGCCGCTTGGATTCCGACGCCGTCGAGACGCTCAACCGGGCCGCCCGCAGTGCGCAGATGTCCGTATCGTTTGGACAGGACGGCCGGGCATGCGTCGAGTCTCTCGCGCCCGCCGTCGATGGCGCGCTAGGAAAGATCATCGCGATCGTCGTCGACTCGATGACCGACGGCACGTGGGACCGCCTCAAAATCTGCCGCGACGCCGGATGTTCGTGGGCCTTTTACGACCGGTCCAAGAATCACTCGGGCACGTGGTGCGACATCGCCGTTTGCGGCAATGTGGCAAAAGCGCGCACGTATCGCGCGCGGCACGGGACCAAAGCCGGGTGATGGACACCTCCGATCGCGAGCGAGCGCGATTGATCGACACTTCGAAGAAGGGTTGGGCACATCGATGATGCGCGCGCGCACGATATTCGTCATGGTCTTCGTAATTCTGATTGCCGCCGCATCGTCAAGTGCGGCCGCTTCAAAGCCCCAAGCGACGGTCACCGGCATTCCGCTCGACGCCCCGTGGAAGGCAAAGATCTACGCGCTCGCCCGGACGAAGTTCATCCATCCAGCCTGGGGCTGGCAGCACAGCGAGCGCAACTATCAAGTGGCGATGCGCCTCGCAAAGGGTGACGGCCTAGCCGTGGACACAGACGTGCTCTTCGCCGCATCGTTCTTGCATGATATGGCCGCGTTTCCGCCTTATGCCAAGAAAGGCATGGAGCACGGCGACCGCGCCGCGCAGACGAGCGAGGCGGTGCTGCGCGATGCGGGTTTTCCAATGGCTAAATTCGCGGCCGTGCAAGCCGCCGAGCGCGGGCATATGTACTATAGCGATGCCGGCTCGCGACCGGAATCCATCGTGCTGCACGATGCGGATTCTCTTGACTTTCTCGGCGCCATCGGCGCAGCGCGCATGATCGCGCTCACCGGTGAGAAGGCTCCGGATTTCAGCGCGGCCGTCACGGCGTTGCGCGGATTCGAGCGCGACATCCCGCCGCGGCTCATCACCAAGACTGCGCGCGCTATCGGTGCGCAACGCGCCGAAGAGCTGCAGCGAATCCTCGACCAGCTCAAGCGCGAGGCGTTTGACGGCAAGGCCATGTGAATTCGCGCCGCGGCCGCGCCGGAAAGAAAACGCCCTGCGAACGCGATTTCGCAGGGTTTTTCGTTCTGACGCTCCCTCGCTGTTGCTACTTCGGCGAGATCGGCGAGCGCACGCACACCGTTCTAAGGCGTTTCGCAAAGCGACATTAGCGGACCGTGAGAATGAACGATCTCCTTCCTTAAATTGGTTGTCGACATCCATTTGTGGGCAAGTGTCTTCATGTATGTATAGGGCGTTTTAGATTACTGGATCGAGCCGAACTCTTCTAAGGAGAATGAACCTTGAGTAAATGGAAATCGACTTCAGCGCTG
Coding sequences within:
- a CDS encoding dihydrodipicolinate synthase family protein — its product is ATLTPLDDNGEPCIGLLTGHCTRLLAAGCSGIVLLGTTGEANSFTIEERKIILEAVVGAGIPASRLIVGTGCCALGDCATLTRHALSVGAARVLVLPPFYYKNVSDEGIVQAYSRTIEAVDDDRLRLYFYNIPQFSGVVIGDGVIESLSAQYPGIVAGIKDSAGDWPATEMLCARYGGAMDVLVGSERFLVAGISAGASGCVTATANAFADSICRLFASLNEPAAIALQERVTAARAVFEGYPVIAALKEFEARRSGDARWRNVRPPLTAMRPSDADTLAAKLSSVL
- a CDS encoding ABATE domain-containing protein, which gives rise to MKERVGDKPAPERLRIIQAFMNTATSGREDFAGPDCLREWLADHGLLEGDSALSAADLRQAISVRDALRQLASARQDGRLDSDAVETLNRAARSAQMSVSFGQDGRACVESLAPAVDGALGKIIAIVVDSMTDGTWDRLKICRDAGCSWAFYDRSKNHSGTWCDIAVCGNVAKARTYRARHGTKAG
- a CDS encoding HD domain-containing protein codes for the protein MMRARTIFVMVFVILIAAASSSAAASKPQATVTGIPLDAPWKAKIYALARTKFIHPAWGWQHSERNYQVAMRLAKGDGLAVDTDVLFAASFLHDMAAFPPYAKKGMEHGDRAAQTSEAVLRDAGFPMAKFAAVQAAERGHMYYSDAGSRPESIVLHDADSLDFLGAIGAARMIALTGEKAPDFSAAVTALRGFERDIPPRLITKTARAIGAQRAEELQRILDQLKREAFDGKAM